The Peptoanaerobacter stomatis genome includes the window AAAATTTTGACAAGACAGGCACTTATTGCATCAATTTACTTTGTGGTAACTTATTTTTTAAAGGATATATCTTATGGTCCTGTTCAATTCAGAGTTGCTGAGATATTGAACATCTTAGCTTTTTATAATCCTGTTTATATAATAGGTGTTACGGCAGGTTGCTTCATATCCAATCTATACTCACAATTCGGCGTTTATGATTTAATCTTTGGTACTCTACACACATTTATATCCCTCACTGCTATGAGCAAAATTAAAAATGTCTATGTAGCATCTCTTATGCCGTCACTTTTTTCATTCATAGTAGGTATAGGAATAATGCTGGCAACAGGTACAACAGCAGGCTTTTTCATAACAACAGCTCAAATAATGTTAAGCGAGTTTGTGGCTGTGAGCGTAATATCTGTACCTTTGTTCAAAACATTCGAAAAAAACTCTTATATAAGAGGAAATATACTATATATTCCATTTTCATAATTTATAAATAATCGCCAATTAATACTGACATTTCTCATATAATAGAATTTTAATCTAATTTAATTTTCTAATACTATAAGAAAATCATCTATATTTTAAAAAAGATATTGCAATCAATTAAAATATAGATGATTTTTTATGCAAAAAAAATACTTTAAGCCATGTAATAATACATAGTTTAAAGCATTTTAACTTTTATATTATTCTACTCTTGTACCGAATAGGAAGTTTCTTACATCTATACTTGCTACACTTACTACATCGCCAGGTTTCGGTGCGTGTATCATCATTCCATCTCCTATATATATTCCTACGTGTCCAGGGAAGTGACATAAATCTCCCGGTTGTAATTGTGAACGTGATACTCTTCTTCCTACGTTTACTTGTTCATAAGTAGTTCTTGGTAAATATATTCCTCTTTGTGCATAAACATACTGAACAAATCCTGAGCAGTCAAAGCCTCTCGGTGTAGTTCCACCCCAAACATACGGTACTCCCAAATAGTTATAAGCTATTTTTAATACAGGAGCAACTTTAGGTTTAGTTCCTACTTTTATAACCTTAGGTTTTGGTTCTTGCAATACTTTTTCGCTAAGCACATTAGAAGATATTACATTTCCGTTTATCTCCGTTACTCTGCTCTCTACTGATTTTACTCCGTCAGATCCTGCTGATTGAATAACAGATTCTCCCTCATACATAGAAGAATCACCTATTGTAGTAACTCCTCTTTTTATAGGTTTTTCAGAAGTTGCCGTATAAGACACTTTTACATCAAATTTCGGTTTTTCAGAAGTCGCATTTGATGCTGTTATATATGACATAGCCTGACTGTAATTAAGTATTTTATCTACAGGCACATTTTTTGATTCTATCAAAGATATATTGCTTACTATCTCAGCTTCTGCATCTCTTTTTCCCTCCAAGTATGGAACTTTTACTCCTTCAAGTATACTGTCCATAGACTCTTTGGAATCTATAGCGAACGCTATTCCGTCATCTGTTTTAAGTATAAATGCCGGTTTTTTAATGCTGAGCATTGATGACACCATAATTTTAAGATCATCTGCATTTACCAGTTTATTTCCGTCAAGTTTACCTTTTACGAACTTAACATCCATATCATATTTGATATCTTCGCCTTTTGTAACTCTCAAATCTTTATCAAGCGATGACAAAGTCTGCATTATATCCTTAGGATTTTTAGTGAATCCTATATGCTCTCCATTGACTAATATCTCATATCCTATTCCGGGTTGAAATACAGCCAGCGAAACTCCAACTGAAAGCATAAATGCTATTATAATCATGTATAGACTATTTTGCTTAAATCTCTTTAAAAGCAATCTTGATGTAGAATAATCAAATCTATCATATGTTCTGGATCTTATAGTAGAAAAATCATTATCTCTAATCATTATTTGAATTTACCCTCCCAAAGCGCATAAACTATATACACTCTCTTAACCGTATAAAACATATAAAACAGTTCGATATTTTTATATAGACTGTTTATTCTTAACAACACCTTGTATTTAAGCTATGTTATCAGCTGTAACTTAAAAAAAGCTTAAACCTAAAATTACGTCATTAAAAATTTGTAATTAAAATTTAATAAAATTTTATCCAGAAAGATTATAACACATTATTTACAAAAAAGAAACAAAAATATTTATTTTTTAATTACAACAAAACAAAAATATTTATTTTTTTATTTGCAGTAATTCATTATAGACAAATTTATGACTTATGTCGGATAAAATATAAATATTATATATTTATCTTATCTATTGCAAACTACATCAATTAACAGATAGTAAAAGATACTGATATCTCAAGTCAAATAGTAAAAATATCTTATAATTTATACATAAAAATACTTGATAAAAATATTTTTAATGATATAATCTATAGTTGATATTAAATCTAATCTAAAAAATCTTTTACTTGTACAATATCGGTTTTTTTATCTATATAATATTTATATCCCAATTTAAAATTTGACATCATTATCTTCTTGAAATTTCATAATTTAAAAATATATTAAATATGCGAACTTTTAATTTTTTTATACCTACATTTTAATACTTATATTTTTGAATTTATGCCATTTCGCCAAATATCATTGCATATTATAGATAAAAAATTTAGACTACATCTTTTTACACATATTATGATTTTATATGGATTAGTTTTGAAATTATTTTGGAGGTCTCTTTATGAAAAACATATTCAAGTCAAAAAGCATAAAGGCTAATATGACACTTAGTTTTGTGTTAA containing:
- a CDS encoding QueT transporter family protein — its product is MKTKILTRQALIASIYFVVTYFLKDISYGPVQFRVAEILNILAFYNPVYIIGVTAGCFISNLYSQFGVYDLIFGTLHTFISLTAMSKIKNVYVASLMPSLFSFIVGIGIMLATGTTAGFFITTAQIMLSEFVAVSVISVPLFKTFEKNSYIRGNILYIPFS
- a CDS encoding C40 family peptidase, with translation MIRDNDFSTIRSRTYDRFDYSTSRLLLKRFKQNSLYMIIIAFMLSVGVSLAVFQPGIGYEILVNGEHIGFTKNPKDIMQTLSSLDKDLRVTKGEDIKYDMDVKFVKGKLDGNKLVNADDLKIMVSSMLSIKKPAFILKTDDGIAFAIDSKESMDSILEGVKVPYLEGKRDAEAEIVSNISLIESKNVPVDKILNYSQAMSYITASNATSEKPKFDVKVSYTATSEKPIKRGVTTIGDSSMYEGESVIQSAGSDGVKSVESRVTEINGNVISSNVLSEKVLQEPKPKVIKVGTKPKVAPVLKIAYNYLGVPYVWGGTTPRGFDCSGFVQYVYAQRGIYLPRTTYEQVNVGRRVSRSQLQPGDLCHFPGHVGIYIGDGMMIHAPKPGDVVSVASIDVRNFLFGTRVE